A genomic window from Calonectris borealis chromosome 26, bCalBor7.hap1.2, whole genome shotgun sequence includes:
- the LOC142093144 gene encoding parathyroid hormone 4-like encodes MFLPQRSLQMVTFLAILFFACFATCEDTENKRAVTEHQLMHDKGRAFQGLKRLMWLHNALGSVHTASSRDISLSNAMWDSQKSQDPSDLYNSSSRDETSSLMKQLLELTEKEQGLPLLKQLDLLQHVKTPKGNWNPQDLFDLLQIKELPSKRNPSTQPQNFSH; translated from the exons atgttcctGCCCCAGAGATCTCTGCAGATGGTTACATTTTTGgcaattcttttttttgcctgttttgcaaCATGTGAAGACACTGAAAA tAAAAGAGCCGTGACGGAGCATCAGCTCATGCATGATAAAGGGAGGGCATTTCAAGGGCTGAAGCGCCTGATGTGGCTCCACAATGCCCTAGGTAGCGTGCACACAGCCAGCAGTAGGGATATTTCACTTTCAAATGCCATGTGGGATTCTCAGAAGAGCCAAGATCCCTCAGATCtctacaacagcagcagcagagacgAGACTTCAAGCCTGATGAAGCAGCTGCTAGAACTGACGGAAAAAGAGCAGGGCCTCCCCCTGTTAAAGCAGCTGGATTTGCTGCAGCATGTGAAGACCCCAAAGGGTAACTGGAACCCACAAGACCTTTTCGACCTCCTTCAAATCAAAGAGCTGCCCAGCAAGAGAAATCCTAGCACCCAGCCACAGAACTTTTCCCACTAG
- the STK38 gene encoding serine/threonine-protein kinase 38 isoform X2: MAMTGPTPCSSMSNHTKERVTMTKVTLENFYSNLIAQHEEREMRQKKLEQMMEEEGLKDEEKRIRRSAHAQKETEFLRLKRTRLGLEDFESLKVIGRGAFGEVRLVQKKDTGHVYAMKILRKADMLEKEQVGHIRAERDILVEADSLWVVKMFYSFQDKLNLYLIMEFLPGGDMMTLLMKKDTLTEEETQFYIAETVLAIDSIHQLGFIHRDIKPDNLLLDSKGHVKLSDFGLCTGLKKAHRTEFYRNLNHSLPSDFTFQNMNSKRKAETWKRNRRQLAFSTVGTPDYIAPEVFMQTGYNKLCDWWSLGVIMYEMLIGYPPFCSETPQETYKKVMNWKETLTFPPEVPISDKAKDLILRFCCEWEHRIGASGVEEIKSNPFFEGVDWEHIRERPAAISIEIKSIDDTSNFDEFPESDILKPTVATSNHPETDYKNKDWVFINYTYKRFEGLTARGAIPSYMKAGK, encoded by the exons ATGGCAATGACAGGCCCAACGCCATGCTCGTCCATGAGTAATCACACCAAGGAGCGAGTTACGATGACAAAGGTGACATTAGAAAACTTCTACAGCAATCTCATCGCGCAGCATGAAGAACGAGAGATGag ACAAAAGAAGCTAGAACAAATGATGGAAGAAGAAGGCTTAAAAGATGAAGAG AAAAGAATCAGGAGGTCAGCACACGcacaaaaggaaacagaatttctTCGCCTAAAGAGAACAAGGCTTGGTTTGGAAGACTTTGAGTCCTTAAAAGTAATAGGCAGAGGAGCATTTGGAGAG GTGCGACTTGTCCAGAAGAAAGATACGGGGCATGTTTATGCAATGAAAATACTACGTAAAGCTGATATGCTTGAAAAAGAGCAG GTTGGCCATATTCGTGCGGAGCGGGACATTCTAGTGGAGGCAGACAGTTTGTGGGTTGTGAAAATGTTCTATAGTTTTCAGGACAAGCTAAACCTCTACCTTATCATGGAGTTCCTGCCTGGAG GTGATATGATGACACTGTTGATGAAAAAAGACACTCTAACAGAAGAAGAGACCCAGTTCTATATAGCTGAGACCGTGCTAGCCATTGATTCTATTCATCAGCTGGGTTTTATCCATCGAGACATAAAACCAGACAACCTTCTTCTGGATAGCAAG ggCCATGTAAAACTCTCGGATTTTGGTCTGTGTACTGGACTAAAGAAAGCCCACAGAACAGAATTTTATAGAAACTTGAACCACAGTCTTCCTAGTGACTTCA CTTTCCAGAATATGAATtccaaaaggaaagcagagacttGGAAGAGAAACAGGCGGCAGTTG GCTTTTTCTACTGTGGGTACCCCGGATTACATTGCCCCTGAAGTTTTCATGCAGACCGGATACAACAAACTTTGTGACTGGTGGTCACTTGGGGTCATCATGTACGAGATGTTGATTG gttatCCACCATTCTGTTCTGAGACTCCTCAAGAAACATATAAGAAagtaatgaattggaaagagacTCTCACATTTCCTCCAGAAGTTCCAATATCTGATAAAGCAAAGGATCTTATTTTAAG ATTTTGCTGTGAATGGGAGCACAGAATTGGTGCATCTGGTGTGGAGGAAATAAAGAGTAACCCATTCTTTGAAGGGGTTGATTGGGAGCATATCAG AGAGAGACCTGCTGCAATTTCAATAGAAATTAAAAGCATTGATGATACCTCAAACTTTGATGAATTTCCAGAATCTGATATCCTTAAACCAACAG TGGCAACAAGCAACCATCCAGAGACTGACTACAAGAACAAAGACTGGGTTTTTATCAATTACACCTACAAGCGTTTTGAAGGTCTGACagcccgaggagcaataccaTCCTATATGAAAGCAGGAAAGTAA
- the STK38 gene encoding serine/threonine-protein kinase 38 isoform X1: protein MAFAPTCLQRAEMSCAISSGLRGEAMAMTGPTPCSSMSNHTKERVTMTKVTLENFYSNLIAQHEEREMRQKKLEQMMEEEGLKDEEKRIRRSAHAQKETEFLRLKRTRLGLEDFESLKVIGRGAFGEVRLVQKKDTGHVYAMKILRKADMLEKEQVGHIRAERDILVEADSLWVVKMFYSFQDKLNLYLIMEFLPGGDMMTLLMKKDTLTEEETQFYIAETVLAIDSIHQLGFIHRDIKPDNLLLDSKGHVKLSDFGLCTGLKKAHRTEFYRNLNHSLPSDFTFQNMNSKRKAETWKRNRRQLAFSTVGTPDYIAPEVFMQTGYNKLCDWWSLGVIMYEMLIGYPPFCSETPQETYKKVMNWKETLTFPPEVPISDKAKDLILRFCCEWEHRIGASGVEEIKSNPFFEGVDWEHIRERPAAISIEIKSIDDTSNFDEFPESDILKPTVATSNHPETDYKNKDWVFINYTYKRFEGLTARGAIPSYMKAGK, encoded by the exons ATGGCTTTCGCACCTACCTGCTTACAGCGCGCAGAGATGTCCTGTGCCATCTCCTCGGGGCTGCGCGGAGAAG CCATGGCAATGACAGGCCCAACGCCATGCTCGTCCATGAGTAATCACACCAAGGAGCGAGTTACGATGACAAAGGTGACATTAGAAAACTTCTACAGCAATCTCATCGCGCAGCATGAAGAACGAGAGATGag ACAAAAGAAGCTAGAACAAATGATGGAAGAAGAAGGCTTAAAAGATGAAGAG AAAAGAATCAGGAGGTCAGCACACGcacaaaaggaaacagaatttctTCGCCTAAAGAGAACAAGGCTTGGTTTGGAAGACTTTGAGTCCTTAAAAGTAATAGGCAGAGGAGCATTTGGAGAG GTGCGACTTGTCCAGAAGAAAGATACGGGGCATGTTTATGCAATGAAAATACTACGTAAAGCTGATATGCTTGAAAAAGAGCAG GTTGGCCATATTCGTGCGGAGCGGGACATTCTAGTGGAGGCAGACAGTTTGTGGGTTGTGAAAATGTTCTATAGTTTTCAGGACAAGCTAAACCTCTACCTTATCATGGAGTTCCTGCCTGGAG GTGATATGATGACACTGTTGATGAAAAAAGACACTCTAACAGAAGAAGAGACCCAGTTCTATATAGCTGAGACCGTGCTAGCCATTGATTCTATTCATCAGCTGGGTTTTATCCATCGAGACATAAAACCAGACAACCTTCTTCTGGATAGCAAG ggCCATGTAAAACTCTCGGATTTTGGTCTGTGTACTGGACTAAAGAAAGCCCACAGAACAGAATTTTATAGAAACTTGAACCACAGTCTTCCTAGTGACTTCA CTTTCCAGAATATGAATtccaaaaggaaagcagagacttGGAAGAGAAACAGGCGGCAGTTG GCTTTTTCTACTGTGGGTACCCCGGATTACATTGCCCCTGAAGTTTTCATGCAGACCGGATACAACAAACTTTGTGACTGGTGGTCACTTGGGGTCATCATGTACGAGATGTTGATTG gttatCCACCATTCTGTTCTGAGACTCCTCAAGAAACATATAAGAAagtaatgaattggaaagagacTCTCACATTTCCTCCAGAAGTTCCAATATCTGATAAAGCAAAGGATCTTATTTTAAG ATTTTGCTGTGAATGGGAGCACAGAATTGGTGCATCTGGTGTGGAGGAAATAAAGAGTAACCCATTCTTTGAAGGGGTTGATTGGGAGCATATCAG AGAGAGACCTGCTGCAATTTCAATAGAAATTAAAAGCATTGATGATACCTCAAACTTTGATGAATTTCCAGAATCTGATATCCTTAAACCAACAG TGGCAACAAGCAACCATCCAGAGACTGACTACAAGAACAAAGACTGGGTTTTTATCAATTACACCTACAAGCGTTTTGAAGGTCTGACagcccgaggagcaataccaTCCTATATGAAAGCAGGAAAGTAA